The Lactobacillus acidophilus DNA segment TTCTGTGCCTCTAAGATGAGACGAGATAATTCTAAAAAATCTACTGGTACAGACGCACTATCATTCCTTTTATAAGCTTTTTCTTTGTAAAAATATGGGGGGGATATAGTCCCTGATAAACTTTTAACGTAATTACATTAGTCTGTTCATCAATATGTAAACGATAATCGACTTGCGGTCTAATTGCATCATTAATCTTATTTTGAATATTTAAGCATGTTTGAACTGGATCTTTCACTCCAACTACTGTTCCGTCATCTTTAATACCGAATTTAATTTCTCCATCACCATAATTTGCAAATGTACTGACTGTTTTCAAAAAAGTATTAGTTATCGTTTCTTTAAATTCTAAATTATAGCATTTGCGTCCAAAAAAGGACGCAAATTTACAATTTTACGTTTCAAAAAGGACGTAAAAAGGTGAAGTGGGCCGTAAAAGTTAGACACTTTTACGGCTTTTACTATGTCCAAATTAAACAAAAAACAAAGACTTAAAATTTATAATGATTGGAGAAATGGAAATAAATCCTTATCTGTAATCGCTTCTGAAATAAAATTAAATCGTTCTACCCTACAATATATGGTTAATTTAATAGATCGTCATGGGATCGAAATCTATGATAAATCTAAGGAATTGTTTACCAAAGAATTTAAGGAAAAAGCCATTGTTAGATCATTAACTGGTAATAATTCAATTAATCAGTTGTCTTTAGATCTGGGACTAAGAAGCAACGGTATCTTGTATAATTGGATTCGCGAATATAAGAAAAATGGGTATAATGTCGTTATCAAGAAGAAAGGACGGCATTCCGTTCATGAGTCAGAAGAAGCAATCCCAAACATCGCGCAAAGATTTAGAGAAGCAGATCCAGCAACTCAAAGAAGAAAACTTGAAATTGCGTATCGTCAATGCCTACGTAAAAAAACTAAACGCCTTGGATCAGAAACATCACAAGAAATAGCTCAGGCAGTCACTGAACTAAGGCAAGAATTCAAGGTTAGCTTGGACTATATATTTACAGTCTTGGCTCAAAATAAAGATCTGCCTTTAATAGCTCGCAGTACTTACTACAACATTATCAAGCCTAAAGATAAGCCTAAGAGAAAGAAACCAGGTTTCTTATCCAGAATGAAAGAAATCTTCGATTATCATCAAAGACGTTATGGCTATCGTCGTGTAGCTATGCAATTGCGAAAAGAAGGCTATGCCGTTACAGATCGAGCAGTTCGATACTGGATGCACAAACTTAAGCTCAAAGGTCGAAGACGCAACAAGCGTAAGTATTCCAGTTATAAAGGTACGATTGGTAAGATAGCTCCAAATCTGATTCATCGAGGCTTCTTTGCCATACGACCAAATATGAAGTGGTATACAGACATCACTGAATTTCACTTAAATGGTCAGAAACTTTACTTATCGCCAATTCTTGACGGCTGTGGTGGTGATATAGTTTCTTATTCAATCTCACGTCATCCGGATATGAATTTAGTTATGTCCATGCTCAATAAGGCTTTTGCCAAGCATAAGGCACTTAATGCCTGTATTTTTCACACAGATCAGGGCTGTCAATATCAGAGCAGAGTTTATCAGCGAGCCTTAAAGCTTCATGGCATCACGCAAAGCATGTCTCGTAAAGGTAATTCCATGGATGATGGTCTAATGGAAAACTTCTTTGGCCTGCTCAAAACAGAAATGTTCTATGATCAGGAGTACAAGTATCACAATCTTGAAGAATTAACACAAGCAATCGAAGAATATATCAAATACTATAACAACGAAAGGATAAAGAGCAGACTAAAAGGCTTAACCCCGATTGAATATCGAGATCAAGCCTTAGTCAGCTAGAACAAATATTTGTCTAATTTTTACGTCTCAGTACAAGGACGCAATTTTTTGCGTCCCTTTTTATGTTTAAAATAAAACGTAAATTTAGTTAATTTTTCTTTCTTGAAAATACAAACAATAAAAAGCCAATAATAACTGAAAGTTCTGGTACAAATAAATTTATGAAACTTAGATCCAAATTATGAATTAAATAAATTACACAAACTGCCGCAATTTCCATTGCAATTGCTACATCTCGCAAACTAACAATTTTGACTGCTCTAGTTACTAACCCAATAATCAGTGTAATAATACCTAAAATACTTAAAATTCCGCCAATAAACATTAATAGCGATGATTCATTGAAATCGTTAAACACAGGAATCGTGCTTATTAATAATATTAATCCAAATACTATAAAAGCACCGCTAGCAGTAAACCAACTAAAATTTTCATTTCTTTCTTTAAGCCCAAAATAAGTAAGAACAATTGCAATCAGTAAATTTATTATTAATACTGTCCACATTTCTGTTTATCTAAACAAGATTTTCCTCCTCTTTATGATTTATATCCAATATTATAATTACTAAACTTAAAGCTCTTATCATCTGCGGTCTATAAACTGCTATTTATTTTTTATTAAATCTGCATACCCTAAATTGTTCAATACCTCTTTTAATTTATTTGCTACATCCTTATTCTGATTAATCAATTCATAGTCCATCTGCCCAATGATTTTATAAATCATTAAATGTATATCTTGCATATTAATTAAGTAATTCATTGTTCTTTTAACATTACTTGAATTAAAATTTTCTTCATAGCACATATGCAAATAATTATCACATAATCTTGCCATTTGCTCTTCCTGCAAAAAAGCAATGCTATTTTTTTCAATCTTGTTCAAAATAGTTCCCATAAAGTAGTCCACGCGATTAATATCCATTGCCACCATTATATTACTAAAAAGACGTATAGCCTCGACATCACTCGAAAGATTTTCATGTTTATCGAGCTCGTAATCTATACTTTTCATAATTTCTGAATCTATTTTGTCCAATTCTCCTTTTAAATACGCTATTAATACTTTTAGTCTTAACCAGGTGATACTTTTTCCTTCGCTTTTATAAATCTCGTTCGCACATTCTTCAATCGTTAAAATATCATGTTTTTTAACTGCGTCATCTATCCTAAAATTTAGCTTTCTTTTTAACTCATTAAAAGCAGAAACATATGTATTTTCTATTCTGTTAAAAAAATCTTCAATATCAATATCATGCTTAAATAGTATTTTTACTAATGCTTCTGATCCAATATTTCTTCCTTTATTTTCAACTTCACCATAAAATTTTCTATCAATAATACCTTTAGAAAATTGATATTTGGACATACCCAATTTTTCTCGTTCTTCTTTTAGTGCTTCACCTATTGTCATTCATATTTTCCTATATAACATTACTAAAAAAGCATTAACTACTAAAAAACTAGTTAATGCATCCAAAATTTGATTTTAATATTACTTTTTTTACTCTAAATCAATAAACAAATCATTTCATTTGCAAAAGCCCTTAATCAAATCAAGCAATTTTAAACTTCTAACCGCATAACTATCATGCGTTTGACGCGGCATAATTACCAAACGCGCATTAGGCATCAATTGACTGTACCAACGTACATGTTCAACCTTAACCCAATCTTTTTCACCAACCACACACAAAGTTGGTGTCGTAATTTTTCTTAAATCATCTTCTGAAATAAATGATTCAGTTAATTCTACTCGGCTATCGCGGTCAAGCTTTAAAAAGCGGTGAAAGCCCTCAGTCAAATAGTGGTATGGACGAATACCTGCACCATTTACAAAAACGCCTGCCACAATCATTTTCTTAAAAATATCAGGATGCTTTCTAGCCAGCATCATTGCAACTAAACCGCCAGCATCAAAGCCGAAACAGTAGCATCCCTCAATTCCTACTTGCTTAATAAAAGAATAAACATCTTCCACTTCAGTCTTGTAGTGTTCCGCAATGTCACCTTCACTAAGGCCGTGACCACGCATATCTAAAACGTATACCGTGTAGTAAAGAGAAAGTGGAGCCACAATTTTATCAAACATTCCGCCGTCTAAATGGTGTCCATGAAGCAGTAGTAAAGGTGCTCCCTTACCTAATTTATGATAATAAAATTCGACACCATTAACTTTTTCTTTCATACAACTTCCTCTTTATTGAACATCGCTATCACGAAGAGGTGAACGATCTAATTTTTTACGCATCTTCTCATCTTCATGATCTTTAAGCATCGTCTTAATAATTCTGCGCCATACTCGATAATTACCACGGAAATTATCGGCTACCTTTTTAACATTAGGTTGATGAATAATACTTCCTTTTCTTTGCCAATAATGGTAGTAAGGACGCTGAGTATAATAAACTCCTTTAGCTACAGAAATATATTTCACATTAAAAATTTGATCCTCAAGTAGTGAAATATCGCGATCAAATTGTAAATGGAATTTTTTAATAATTGCTGTCTTATAAGCTTTATTCCAACTATAGCCTTTCATTGGCGAACCAAAAACATTGGTTAATTTTAGATAAGTTTCACCCCGCGTTAAAAAACCGCCTTCAGGTCGTCCAACAACACGTGACTTTTTATCTGGATAGTCCATCCAATATCCACAAGAAACAAGATTTACATCAGGATGTTCTTCAAAAGCGCGAATAAAAAAAGACGTATAGCCTGGATCCACCCAGTCATCACCATCATGAAAGGTGACATATGGCGTGTCAATATACTGCATACCAACATTACGTGCATCAGATGGGCCGCCATTTTTCTTTTTAATTAATTTAAAATATGGAAAGCGATAGGCATAGTTTTGGGCTACCTCAACTGAATTATCAGTTGAGCCATCATCAACCACGATCAACTTAAAGCTTTTGTCGATTTGCTTAAGTAAAGCATCAAAAGCGCGTGGCAGATATTGTGCCGTGTTGTAAACCGGCATAATGATAGTTAACTTAGGCACTTGTAACATAATGTCCCCCTTTTATTGTTATTTATTATACCATCTTAAAGAATTAGATCGAAATTATGGAAGAGGGACATTTTCATTTTCTAATATTTTAGGAATTTTTAGATTATGCTTTATTACCTTTTATTCATTTTTTAGTATAATAGCTCTACTGAATCAAAAAATATAAACAACAAAGAAAGAAGTATATCAATGAAAAAAATATTTACATTTCTAACGGCAATTTTACTAAGTATGGTCGCGGCATTTACCTTTACACACCATAC contains these protein-coding regions:
- a CDS encoding AlbA family DNA-binding domain-containing protein, which produces MKTVSTFANYGDGEIKFGIKDDGTVVGVKDPVQTCLNIQNKINDAIRPQVDYRLHIDEQTNVITLKVYQGLYPPHIFTKKKLIKGMIVRLYQ
- a CDS encoding IS3 family transposase; its protein translation is MSKLNKKQRLKIYNDWRNGNKSLSVIASEIKLNRSTLQYMVNLIDRHGIEIYDKSKELFTKEFKEKAIVRSLTGNNSINQLSLDLGLRSNGILYNWIREYKKNGYNVVIKKKGRHSVHESEEAIPNIAQRFREADPATQRRKLEIAYRQCLRKKTKRLGSETSQEIAQAVTELRQEFKVSLDYIFTVLAQNKDLPLIARSTYYNIIKPKDKPKRKKPGFLSRMKEIFDYHQRRYGYRRVAMQLRKEGYAVTDRAVRYWMHKLKLKGRRRNKRKYSSYKGTIGKIAPNLIHRGFFAIRPNMKWYTDITEFHLNGQKLYLSPILDGCGGDIVSYSISRHPDMNLVMSMLNKAFAKHKALNACIFHTDQGCQYQSRVYQRALKLHGITQSMSRKGNSMDDGLMENFFGLLKTEMFYDQEYKYHNLEELTQAIEEYIKYYNNERIKSRLKGLTPIEYRDQALVS
- a CDS encoding helix-turn-helix domain-containing protein encodes the protein MTIGEALKEEREKLGMSKYQFSKGIIDRKFYGEVENKGRNIGSEALVKILFKHDIDIEDFFNRIENTYVSAFNELKRKLNFRIDDAVKKHDILTIEECANEIYKSEGKSITWLRLKVLIAYLKGELDKIDSEIMKSIDYELDKHENLSSDVEAIRLFSNIMVAMDINRVDYFMGTILNKIEKNSIAFLQEEQMARLCDNYLHMCYEENFNSSNVKRTMNYLINMQDIHLMIYKIIGQMDYELINQNKDVANKLKEVLNNLGYADLIKNK
- a CDS encoding alpha/beta fold hydrolase, which produces MKEKVNGVEFYYHKLGKGAPLLLLHGHHLDGGMFDKIVAPLSLYYTVYVLDMRGHGLSEGDIAEHYKTEVEDVYSFIKQVGIEGCYCFGFDAGGLVAMMLARKHPDIFKKMIVAGVFVNGAGIRPYHYLTEGFHRFLKLDRDSRVELTESFISEDDLRKITTPTLCVVGEKDWVKVEHVRWYSQLMPNARLVIMPRQTHDSYAVRSLKLLDLIKGFCK
- a CDS encoding glycosyltransferase family 2 protein; protein product: MLQVPKLTIIMPVYNTAQYLPRAFDALLKQIDKSFKLIVVDDGSTDNSVEVAQNYAYRFPYFKLIKKKNGGPSDARNVGMQYIDTPYVTFHDGDDWVDPGYTSFFIRAFEEHPDVNLVSCGYWMDYPDKKSRVVGRPEGGFLTRGETYLKLTNVFGSPMKGYSWNKAYKTAIIKKFHLQFDRDISLLEDQIFNVKYISVAKGVYYTQRPYYHYWQRKGSIIHQPNVKKVADNFRGNYRVWRRIIKTMLKDHEDEKMRKKLDRSPLRDSDVQ